A single region of the Candidatus Protochlamydia amoebophila UWE25 genome encodes:
- a CDS encoding DUF2071 domain-containing protein, with translation MTKPTLDDRLRVQNYPNNQVSLMDQKWSDILFVNWECDPKEIQKTLPEELFVDTFQGKAYMGIQAFKVEEAKLKSFFFSPRFENFLALNIQTYVYDQNRVPGIWFYSLLADQKLVVELAKQFLTLPYHYTKMEILRNSEKSTLMVHQEKHPLLSWQNSLRSHDIFAEPDSLEFFLLERYVVYTLKQSLLKKGFVYHSPFKYSLIKILEFSPSNSLYSNFLPCNHSFHAFFSPHSQIEIFKPI, from the coding sequence ATGACCAAACCTACCCTTGATGATCGTTTACGAGTCCAAAACTATCCCAATAATCAAGTTTCTTTGATGGATCAAAAATGGAGTGATATCCTTTTTGTGAACTGGGAATGTGATCCAAAAGAGATACAAAAGACGCTGCCTGAAGAGTTATTCGTAGATACTTTTCAAGGAAAGGCTTACATGGGTATTCAAGCTTTTAAAGTGGAAGAAGCGAAATTGAAATCTTTTTTTTTCTCACCTCGGTTTGAAAACTTTTTAGCTTTAAATATTCAAACATATGTTTACGATCAAAATAGAGTTCCGGGTATCTGGTTTTATTCTTTATTAGCTGATCAAAAACTAGTTGTAGAATTAGCCAAGCAGTTTTTGACCTTGCCCTATCACTATACTAAAATGGAAATTCTTCGAAACTCTGAGAAGTCTACTTTGATGGTTCACCAAGAGAAGCATCCTTTACTCTCTTGGCAAAATTCATTAAGGTCCCATGATATATTTGCTGAACCCGATAGCCTTGAATTTTTTTTGCTAGAGCGTTATGTGGTTTATACTTTAAAACAATCTCTTTTAAAAAAAGGATTTGTTTATCACTCTCCCTTTAAGTATTCGCTAATAAAAATTTTAGAATTTTCTCCTTCCAACAGTCTTTATTCAAACTTTCTTCCCTGTAATCATTCCTTCCATGCTTTTTTTTCTCCCCATAGTCAGATAGAAATCTTTAAACCTATCTGA
- the dusB gene encoding tRNA dihydrouridine synthase DusB has protein sequence MKQYLAPIQIGSKKLPNRIFYAPLAGCSDFPFRKMSAQYKPGLMYCEMVKMDALIRHDPHTYHILDYAANMHPIGGQLCGSKPSIAGQAAKIIEELGFDIVDLNCGCPVDKITKDGSGSGLLKTPELIGEIVCNMVSAVKIPVTVKIRAGWDEQQIQVENIVQIVEQAGAQAICIHGRTRQQGYRGPANWEYIKRGKLAAKSIKIIGNGDVLDGPSAAKMFCETGCDAVLVARGTLGQPWIVQDILRYLEGKTAICHSLEDCRQALYQHFLETLHYHPDQRVCIDMRRVGCWYLKKSSGTRLFRELISKASDVEVIKNLILDFPLGDSTESEDIAQTQKVDCCA, from the coding sequence ATGAAACAATATTTAGCTCCTATTCAAATTGGCTCTAAAAAGCTTCCTAATCGAATTTTTTATGCACCTTTAGCTGGGTGTTCTGATTTTCCATTTCGTAAAATGTCTGCTCAATATAAACCAGGATTAATGTATTGCGAAATGGTAAAGATGGATGCTTTGATTCGCCACGATCCGCATACATATCATATTTTAGACTACGCAGCAAATATGCATCCGATTGGAGGGCAATTATGTGGAAGTAAGCCCTCAATTGCAGGACAAGCAGCTAAAATTATCGAAGAATTAGGATTTGACATTGTTGATTTGAATTGCGGTTGTCCAGTTGACAAAATTACAAAAGATGGAAGTGGGTCGGGATTATTAAAAACGCCTGAATTAATTGGCGAGATCGTGTGTAATATGGTGTCGGCCGTCAAAATTCCCGTGACTGTAAAAATCAGAGCTGGATGGGACGAGCAACAGATTCAAGTTGAGAATATTGTTCAAATAGTGGAACAAGCGGGAGCCCAAGCAATTTGTATTCATGGGCGGACGCGCCAGCAAGGATATCGTGGACCAGCTAATTGGGAATATATTAAGCGAGGAAAATTAGCCGCTAAATCGATTAAGATTATTGGAAATGGTGATGTTTTAGATGGTCCATCGGCAGCAAAAATGTTTTGTGAAACAGGATGTGATGCCGTTTTAGTGGCAAGGGGAACGTTGGGACAGCCTTGGATTGTTCAAGACATTCTACGTTATTTAGAAGGAAAAACTGCTATTTGTCATTCGTTGGAAGATTGCCGGCAAGCTCTTTACCAACATTTCTTAGAGACATTACATTATCATCCCGATCAACGGGTGTGTATAGATATGCGCCGAGTCGGTTGTTGGTATTTAAAAAAATCATCTGGAACAAGGCTGTTTCGAGAATTGATTAGCAAAGCTTCTGACGTGGAAGTCATTAAAAATTTAATTTTGGATTTCCCCTTAGGTGATTCGACTGAAAGTGAAGACATAGCTCAAACTCAAAAAGTTGATTGTTGTGCTTAA